A stretch of Choristoneura fumiferana chromosome 29, NRCan_CFum_1, whole genome shotgun sequence DNA encodes these proteins:
- the LOC141444183 gene encoding U-megalopygitoxin(8)-Mc8-like: MYRFIILLLPGVFSKMAINVFDGPQPRVEVSGSQTDIISDAERSAFHINDAELKEAANKLHGKSPDDIFVRGPTPWDDLYRSFNWTEISRTLVLKNAKVLNYRSEQTVIASKNFHNDGAVPVAYSAAVLQLEQNTIRHFWTRVGYVTVTQKIDYNVNVGVDGINKFSSQNSFLEDSANIIPVTVGSKTSANITLPAGETAVAVLTATKGEIDVEVEFEASLSGQAAANYALTYKDHHFWGLDINTLLDAAGQPKTKTWKETITIRFFADERVLAFNLNGTLIQ, encoded by the coding sequence ATGTACCGATTTATCATCCTCCTCTTGCCTGGAGTCTTCTCCAAAATGGCCATCAATGTCTTCGATGGTCCTCAACCCAGGGTCGAGGTCTCTGGATCCCAGACTGATATCATCAGCGACGCAGAACGCAGCGCCTTCCACATCAACGACGCAGAACTCAAAGAAGCTGCCAACAAATTGCATGGCAAAAGCCCTGACGATATTTTCGTAAGAGGCCCTACGCCCTGGGATGATTTATACAGATCATTCAATTGGACTGAAATCAGCAGAACTTTGGTGCTCAAAAACGCAAAGGTCTTGAACTATAGGTCAGAGCAAACGGTAATAGCTTCGAAAAACTTTCATAACGACGGTGCAGTCCCTGTTGCTTATTCAGCCGCCGTCTTACAGTTAGAGCAGAACACAATCAGGCACTTCTGGACAAGAGTTGGCTACGTCACTGTCACGCAGAAAATTGATTACAACGTCAACGTAGGTGTCGATGGAATCAACAAATTTTCCAGCCAGAATTCCTTCCTTGAAGACAGCGCAAACATCATTCCTGTTACTGTTGGATCGAAGACTTCAGCGAACATTACTCTCCCAGCTGGAGAAACAGCAGTTGCTGTGTTGACAGCTACTAAAGGAGAGATAGATGTTGAGGTGGAGTTCGAGGCTTCTTTAAGTGGACAGGCAGCAGCAAATTACGCATTGACGTACAAAGATCATCATTTTTGGGGTTTGGATATTAACACATTGCTGGACGCTGCTGGACAGCCTAAAACAAAGACTTGGAAGGAGACCATCACGATTCGTTTCTTTGCTGATGAACGAGTGttagcttttaatttaaatggaaCTCTCATTCAGTGA
- the LOC141444184 gene encoding U-megalopygitoxin(8)-Mc8-like — translation MYWITFILLPGVLSEMTINIFGGPNPKVEVSGSQTDVISDAERSAFRINDAELKEAANKFYGMPPSDIFVRGPTPWDDLYKRYGWTEISRTLVPKNPKILSYRADQTVIASKNFHNDGSNPTTYSAAVTQLEENTVRHFWTRIGYATVTQKIDYNINVGNDGLVKIIDKNSFLEDSGNALPVTIGSKSSRNITLQSGETAVAVLTATKGEIDVEVEFEASLAGNAAANYALTYKGHHFWAFEINTLLDAAGLPKTVSWMETVTIGFFADEEVLTFSLNGTRIQ, via the coding sequence ATGTACTGGATCACCTTCATTCTCCTCCCGGGAGTCCTCTCCGAAATGACCATCAATATTTTTGGGGGTCCCAACCCCAAGGTTGAAGTCTCCGGATCACAGACTGACGTCATCAGCGACGCAGAGCGCAGCGCTTTCCGCATCAACGATGCTGAACTCAAGGAAGCTGCAAATAAATTCTATGGCATGCCTCCAAGTGACATTTTTGTAAGAGGACCGACCCCGTGGGATGATTTGTACAAACGATACGGCTGGACTGAAATCAGCAGAACTTTGGTGCCTAAAAATCCAAAAATTTTAAGCTATAGAGCAGATCAGACCGTGATTGCTTCAAAAAACTTTCATAATGATGGTTCAAATCCTACCACTTACTCAGCTGCGGTTACACAGCTGGAGGAGAATACTGTCAGGCATTTTTGGACTAGAATCGGCTATGCGACAGTTACACAGAAGATTGATTACAACATCAATGTAGGAAATGACGGACTTGTCAAAATTATCGATAAAAACTCATTTCTTGAAGACAGCGGAAACGCACTCCCAGTAACAATTGGCTCGAAGTCGTCAAGGAACATTACTCTTCAGTCTGGAGAAACAGCAGTTGCCGTGTTGACAGCTACTAAAGGAGAAATAGATGTAGAGGTGGAGTTTGAAGCTTCTTTAGCTGGAAACGCTGCAGCAAATTATGCATTGACGTACAAAGGTCACCATTTTTGggcgtttgaaataaatactttGCTGGATGCTGCTGGACTGCCGAAGACAGTGTCTTGGATGGAGACCGTCACAATCGGTTTCTTTGCTGACGAAGAAGTGTTAACTTTTAGTTTAAATGGAACTCGTATTCAGTGA
- the LOC141444138 gene encoding U-megalopygitoxin(8)-Mo12-like, with product MISKILILLLPALALSEITVEILGGQNSRVNFFGSTTDIISDAERGTFRIHDNDLKNAVDKLARGRPSDAYVKSPTPWDDLYRRFGWSEVRRTLKVRSARVLGIQSQPIIVAKKNFHNRSPRPATYAGDISHVEDNTATHKWTKSGSLTVGQKINYKVDVGVGSVGGTTSFSYKSTFGEEKVNTVQVKLGSKASISITLQPGQSAVAELTASKGTMDVEVEYEASLEGSVATNYGNKHNGHYFWSFDINSVLDAGGLPRTVVWKEHIHIGFFSDERVTAYDSNGRPM from the coding sequence ATGATCTCCAAAATCCTCATCCTCTTACTCCCAGCCCTCGCCCTCTCCGAGATCACCGTCGAAATCCTTGGCGGTCAGAACTCCAGGGTCAACTTCTTCGGTTCCACCACCGACATCATCAGCGACGCTGAACGTGGCACCTTCCGGATTCACGACAACGACCTCAAAAACGCTGTCGACAAGTTAGCTAGAGGCCGCCCGAGCGATGCTTATGTGAAGAGTCCAACGCCCTGGGATGATCTTTATAGACGTTTCGGATGGTCTGAAGTCAGGAGAACACTTAAAGTCAGAAGCGCTAGAGTTCTCGGCATACAATCTCAACCGATCATTGTTGCTAAGAAGAATTTCCATAACCGCAGCCCACGTCCAGCTACTTATGCTGGTGACATTTCTCACGTAGAAGACAATACAGCCACTCACAAATGGACTAAGTCTGGCTCTTTAACTGTAGGTCAGAAGATAAATTACAAGGTTGATGTAGGTGTTGGAAGCGTCGGTGGTACGACCAGCTTTTCTTACAAGAGTACATTTGGTGAAGAAAAAGTTAATACGGTTCAAGTAAAACTTGGTTCGAAGGCTTCTATTAGCATTACATTGCAGCCTGGACAGTCTGCTGTAGCTGAGTTGACTGCTTCGAAAGGAACGATGGATGTTGAAGTGGAATATGAAGCGTCGTTAGAAGGGTCCGTTGCTACTAACTATGGTAACAAACATAATGGACACTATTTCTGGTCGTTTGATATCAATTCAGTTTTGGATGCTGGCGGCTTGCCTAGAACTGTTGTGTGGAAGGAGCACATACATATTGGTTTCTTTTCTGATGAGCGAGTCACAGCTTACGATTCGAACGGGAGGCCAATGTAG